CTGCGGGATTCCCTGCTGGTCGATCACGCGCTGCGCGGCGAGCTTGTTACGGACTGCCGCGGCGAACGCTGGAGCCTGGAGTCGGGGAAGGTGTACGAGAACGATTGGCGACTCGATGCCGAGGCTGCGCGCGGCCTCGTCGAACTGCTTCGCAGTTATGCCCTCGTCCCACTCCGAGCGGAGCCACACCGGGATCGCATCAGACTCCGGCGGAAGCGAGGCGTCGGTGTGCAGCGCGAGCTTGCGGGATTCCTTGGCACGCCCCTGCTGGATCGAAGCGGGCAGCGCCCGGTTGACCTCTGCGAGTAGCAGCGAGTCGCGCTCCGTGCTCACCTCGCTGTCGGTGACTTGCGCGTGGTGCCTGCGGAATGCCTCGTCCCACTCACGGCCCGCCTTAGTTTGAAGGCGGAACTCCTCGCCGTCCTGCTGGAGCACACCCTCGTCGGCGAGGGCTCCAAGCGCGACGGGCACCTGCTGCCGGAGCTGGTCACCATCGTGGGCGAGGTCCTCGACGAGGAGGTCGACGAGATGGTCTGTCGTCGCGCGGACGCCGATGTCGCCGTGGCCCGACGTAGGGAGCAGGCCGATGAGGTGGATGAGGCCGAGGATGCGGCCGCGCAGTGGGTCCTTCTGCCCCTGCTCATGGATCAGCGTCTGCGTCTCCTTGAGGAGCCGGCCCGCGCCGTTGAGGTCTTCGTTCTTCTGCGAGTACAGGAAGTCGGCGCCGACCACGGTGCCCACCGGTTCGGGGGCGACCTTGCGGTTCGCCTCATGCACGATGCGGAGCTGGGAGCGCAGCTGACCGGCGCGGCCGGCGTCCGCTTGGCGGAGCACGCTCTCCCAGAAACGGCGACGCACCGGGAGCAACGGGTAGTCCTCGGCGAGGTCTTTGTCGTCCGCCGCGGTGTGCTGAATCTTGCTGCCGATGAGTTGGCGGGAAATCTGCCCGGCAACTGACGCCAACGTGGCGTCAAGAGCAGGCTTCCTGGCGGGCTCCTTGCTGAGGAGCACACGGCGGACAACGGCGTCGACGTCCTGGTTCTTGAGCACTACTTTGACGGTGAAGCGGTCCTGAATCTTCTGGAGTGTCGAATCAGCCGTCAGTTCCTGCTGGCCGGTGGCGACGAGCAGCACTCGACCGTTCAGTTCGCGTGACACGGACTCGACGAGGTTCTGCACTTCCATCGCTCGGCCGCCGTCGCCGCTGATGTACTGCTGCACCTCGTCGAGGACGACCAGCGACGGCGGAATTTGGCCACCGCCGACGTACTCAAGAATCTTCTTGAGCAGCGCGATCGTCTCGTCCGTGGAGAACGAGCGGGTGTCCGGCGGGAACTGGCTGCGCAGCGCGGCGCGCACGTCCTTGGCCGTCGCGGCAAACTGCGGGTCGGCAACGAGGATCGCATTCGCGAGCAGCGTGCTGAGGTTGTACTCACCCAGCTCCTCGATGAGGTCGCCGCCGTTGGCCGCAACGTGGTCACGAACGGCGTCGAGGTGCCCGTTCCCCGCAAGCCACAGCGCAACCTGCGCGGGGGCGACACGCGTTGGCAGTCCTGCCGCGCCGAGGACGATCGAGAGGAACACCGAGTTGAGGGTCTCGCCGCTGCGGTCGAGTGCACCTGCTGCGGCCCAGGGTGCGGCGCCGTCGCGTCGGCCCAGAGTTGTCAGCTCCGTCAACTGGTCCTGGATGCCCTGGGGGATGTTCGTCAGACCGCGCGCGGTCGCGCCGTTCGGAAACTTCGTATCGGCCCACAGGTGCTGGAGGACGCGGACGAGGTGGGACTTGCCGCTGCCGTAGAAGCCCGACACCCACACGGCAGGCTGCGTCGTCCGATTCCGATGCCCGGTGTAGGAGTCAAGGATGCGCTGGAGTCCGTGCTCGTACTCACCCTCGCAGACGAAGCTCTCCAACTCGTACTTGAGGACATCCCACTGGTTGGAGTCCTCGGGACGGTCCACATTGGTTACGCCGTCGTTCGGAATCTCGAAGCTGAGTGGGGGCCGGACGAAGAGGTTGTTGTTGGTCGTCACGCGATGTCCTTCTGTGGATCGATGACACGAGCGCGGTAGTTAAACCCATCGCGCGCGTCGACCAAGCGGAATGAATGAGTCTCCGGGTCGTGAAGCCCGGGGAAGAGAACGAGAAAGCGTCCGGTGACCGCGGACTCGACGGACTTGATCACGCTCGATGCTCGCAGGAACGGGAAGATCGAGCCGATGCCAACGAGTGCCACGACAGCGTTCTTAGGTGCCGTTTCGAGAGTCTGGCGGATGCGCGCGACAAGTGTTGTCTCAAACTGATCCAGGATCGACTGAGTGAGGTCGCTCGGGTCCTCGTAGAAGGCTTCCGCATGCCGATGAGCGGACAGCCAGCGCCCGAAGTCGTCGGTGACGTCAAGTACAGCCCAGACGCGGCCGGCCTGGGTAGTCGCCAACTCGATGCTCGGCAGAGCGTGCCGCATTTGGCGTTCCAAGTCGGGCGGGTAGACGAGCATCCAGACGCGCTCACCACCCGAGACATTGTCCTTCCACGCCAAGGGCAACTCGGCCTTGTAGGCATCGACGAGATCGGAGACGCGGCTCATGCGACGCCCCCGAAAGTCGGGAAGGACACATCGACCATGTTGCCCGCAACGAGCAGGTCAAGGAGACCTTGGGTGTGCGCGTCACGCAGCGCTTCCAACGTGCGGCCGGGGGCCAGCCCCAGAATTTGCGACCAAGGGTTGTCGAGCACGCCGAGGCCTCGTCCGCCGGCGAGATACCCCAGGTACGCCGCATACGCGATGGCCGCTGGGCGGGCTTCCACGTCGGTGCGCACCTTCTTGGCACGACCCGCGAGATGACCGGTCTGGGTCCAGCAGGCTCCGGTGTTGCGCCCAGTCTTGCCTAGCGTTGCCTCAGACATTTCGTTACCGAACTGGGTGCGTACCGCTTCCGTAAGATCGGCTGAGGTCACCAGGGAGCCAATTTGAGTGCTTGCAACCGCGCTGAAAGAGGCTCGGAGGATCTCATCGCGGGTGAAGGCCAGAATGCCAGCCAGCAATGGTTGCGCTTTCGGGTCAAGGTCCCACAGATAGCGTAATGCCCGGAATGCACTACTGTTTGGGTTCAGGATATATAGCTCACGGAGATGACGGAATGATCGCCTCCGACCAGATTGCGTTGAGCGGCCTAGGATATTAGCTTCAACGACAGCATCTTTGTAGGCATAGGTCGGACTGTCCGGGGGTACAGCACGTAGCAACTCAACGAGATGTGGGACACCAATTGTGTGGCTAGCGGTGGTCCGGAACGTACCGAGGGCAAAGTTTGGCTCGGTTTGGGAACCGCTAATCATATCTTGGTGTTCTCCCGCATTAGACGGAAATGCACTCGTAGTCTGTGCCATCCGCAATAATCCCTACTAACGATGCCCGCAACAATAGTTGATGGGAGGGGTGCGACCAGACTCTTTGTCTACTGGCAGTGCTAACCGAGGTCCGTTGCGGTGTCGTGACCTGCCGGGATTGTCTTGCTCTCAAACTCAGTAGCGGTTTGCGAACATAATGGGTACTACCTAGCAACGGTGCTACCAAAACTCTGGTTGACCGTGCCAAGATTCTGGTGTCCGTAATGGCAGATTGTCATTACGAGGGCGTGGGAGTGCCTCAATCGGGTTTATGGTCGGCGCTACGATGGCGGTGTGAGTGTCTGTGCACGAGCTGACAGACCGGATCCGCTCTAGAGGTTCGATCACTACTGGGGTGGTGTGCCCGGCAAGTGTGCGGGCCCGGACTCTGGAGCTCTTCTGGATTATCCAACCTGAAACGGACGAGGGTTGTACAGGTAATCGCTGACGTTGGGCTGCCTCAAGGGTTGAAGTGGTCCTGCTGGTGCTGGTATCCCCGCATGTGAGGGTACAGGGTCTGACAGCGTGGTTATCAACGAACACGATGATCTGGGTCCCATATACTTTGTATCCGCGAGGGCATGGACTTTACTGCACTTCACCGCGCTGTCGAGGCTGAGCCCGGGCCCCTGACCAACGAGCTACTGGACGCCGCCGTGGCTGTCGGTGCAGCGGAGACGACCGACCTGGACTGGAAATCTGAACTTCCTCCTGCCAAGGGTCTGTCACAAACGGACTTCCCCAAGGATGTCGCAGCTAGGGCCAACAGCCGTGGTGGGTTGATAGTTCTTGGCGTACGTGAGTCTCAGAAGATAGCAACCGATCGTATTGATGCAGGCGAGTGTGATGAGACCTACGAGCGGACTTTGCGCAGAGCGGCGATCTCTGGCATTTCACCGCCCATCTTCGGACTGAATACCTATCGTCTTGGAGACGGTCACAAACGTGCAGTCGTGGTTCAGATCCCACCAAGTGTCGACGGCCCTCACCTGATCTACCGCAACGACTACTTCGGTGCGCCTATCCGCAACAATTCAGACACCGTGTGGATGAAAGAACGGCAGATCGAGGCGATGTACCGGGCGCGATTCGATGAAAGGCGGCATGCTACTGAGGCGCTGAACAGTCTGTTCTCTGAGATAGCCAGCGGCCGAGATACCGATAAGCGAGCTTGGTTGATTGCTACTGCTCATCCGCATGGGCCACGTATCCGGGAACGGCTGTGTCGCGATCAGGCACGGGAGGTGCTGTCCCAGGTACAACAGCTTGCTCTGACCTACGCCGGTGGAGGAGGGATTCACCCACTGAAGAGCGTGGATTGGCACAACCCTCGCACGGGCTTGAGGCGCTAGGTAGCGGTCAACACCGTGACTGGTGAACGCTCGAGGTGGAAGGAGGTGTGGCTGAGCATCCATCACGACGGTTCGGTCACACGGCAGCCGCTGTCGGCGGGCATCGTATGAGTAGCGAAGGTTACTTCGAGGGCTCGCAGGTTCAGTCGGCCGCAGTCGAGTGCACTATCGCCGACTTCATGGGACTGATCCGAGCCACTGCCGAAGCCACCGGGAACGACGAGTACTGCCTGCATGTAGGCATCGACTGGAGCGGCGATGAGCCGCTGATGATCCTCACGACCGACATCACGGTTTCACGTATGACGGCGTATCAACCCCGCTGCATTGCCGCTGTGCCGGAAGGTGTGACGTGCTCGCTGCTGGCGCGATTATCCGCGCCGACTTGCTGCGGCTTTCAGGTGAGGTGCGCGAAACTTGGGGGTATGAGTGAGATCAACTTTGCGCGGTACCGGGCGTATGTCGACGCGCGGGTAGAGGCGAACAACGCCATGATCGCTCTTCTTGCAGGCTCTCGGCTGGCCGCGCACAACCTCCAGCTGCACAGCGGCTCTCCACATCAGCTCCCTGGACTCTTTCCAGCCGTGAACGAAATCGACCGTTTCAACCTGCTGCCGGACAGGGCATCCCAGCTCCTACTCGACGCCGATGCGCACCTCGCGGCAGTGGCAATTCCGTACGCACTGGCGGTCTATGAGGCCTTCGTCAAAGACGCGATCGCCATGCTGAGCGATGCAGGCTATGCAGTGTCACAGTCTTGGGGTGCCTTGAACGCCGGACGCATGCACAAGACCTTCTTCGACGCCGCCGGCGTCGCGGAACCAGCTGATGTGATCCCTCTCTTCCACGTACTTCGTTGTGTTCGGAACGCCCAGATTCATCACGCAGGCCATGTGACAGCGGAAGTGACTGAGGTACTGGACTCGTTGACGGATGCGCAGCGCGAGCGATGGGAACAACTGACAATGGCGCCGCTCAGTTCGATGATGAAGGAGGGGAAGCTGCACTTCACAATCGGCCATTTGATCGCTGCGTTCGCCGTCACGAAGGAGGGGGCGCGGCGCCTAAACGAAATTCTGGGGCAGAAGTTGAGCAGAGAGACTTGGGCCGGGATTGCCGTTGCCGATTTCGCCGAATCTGCCGAGCACCCACGCAATAGCAGGCAATGGAAACGCGGGCTCTTGGGGTTTGCACGATTCCACTACCTTGGCGGGCTAAATCTGAGCGGGGAAGAACTCGAACTAGCGGCAAGACAGTCAGGGTACTGGACCGCGACATCGTGGTGAAAAGAACACGGGGGCTCTGTACCCATTGAGCTACATCCGGCTTCGCCGGAGCCAGGAGTCGAACCTGGGTCTCCACTGTTTTTGTGCGAATCGAGGTTATGATCCTCCAGCCCATCCATGGCATCCGCTACGTAGACGAGACTCTACCACAGGCTCGGGTGCGCACCTTCGAGTAACACGACTCAGGAGGTCCGCCATGCCCACGTTCTTCGATTCGACCGCCGACGCCGCTGAGGCGTCCGAGGCGCTGCGGGGATTGGCTCACGCCAGCCGAGGTTTCGATCAACCCGCGGAGATGTACGGGGTTATCGGTGACCTGTGCTCGGGGATGCGCTCGCTCCGGCAGGTGCTCGACCAAATCGCTGGTGCCCATGAGCGCAAGACCGCGCACGCCGGGACGGTTCCGGCTCCAGCGTCACCAGGACACCAGCACCGTGTTGTCGGCCCAGTATCCGTTCCTCGCCGAAGGCGGCTTCGGCAGCCGGGGAGCGTTCGTAGGGCAGGGCATGTACTCCGGTGGGAGCTGTACCGGCAGGGTATCATCACGGCACCGAACATGATCCTCGCCGGTATCGTGGGCTCGGGGAAGTCGCTCTGATGGACCCCGATGGGGGGAAACGACGGATGATCCACGAGGAAGCCTGGCGACTCATTGCCCACCCCGCCTTGCTGCGCCGGATGGATGCCCACTGGCGGCTCGGCTGCCACTACGGCCTGGCGAACGTGCTCGTCTTCCACAGACTGAGCGATCTCGACAACGTGGGCGATCACGCCTTGGCCATATGCTCGTTGGCGAACAGCTTGCTCGCCAGCGCCGAAATGAGAGTGAGCTACCGGCAGGAGTCCAATCAACTCACCCTCCCGGCCAAGACTCTTGGGTTGACCGGCACCGAATAGCATCTACTCCCCAGCCTGGGCACCGGCCAAGGCTTGTGGCAGATCAAGGAACGCTTCTTCGCCGTCCATCACCAGATGCACCCGACTAGCTGGTCCTGTTCGACACCACGACCCGCATAATCTAGGAATGTCATACGCTCGTGTGATACTGGAACGGTGATCGAGCGAGCAATCAACTTCGAGCGGCCCCGCCGCATGCGCTGTGGATCATGTCGCCATGAATGGCATGTGACTGCTGAGTGGCTGGACCGCTTCAACCAGGCTCTTGAAGGCTGCCCTGCCTGCGACACTGATTGCCAAGGCGAGGACCGCCCAGACTTCTGCGCGGACCCCGAAGACCCCTCGCTAGACGACGCGGCCACGCGGAAGTTCTCCTGGTATCATTCATCGACCCATCAGAGCTGGCCAAACAGGAACTTCGACCCGGCTGCACTATTGACTGATGTCACCAAGCGCCGCATGGAAGCGATGTGCTCTGGGGTTGAAGCTTGGGCGAGTCGGCAGAAGACCAAGGCGCTGCACGTCGGCACGTATGAGGCAGCGATCGAGAACATGTTCCGGCGCATGGATGACCAAGACAGCTTTGACGACCAGTTCTACCTCTACCGCGTACAGCTTGATCCCAACTGCGTGATTGAGCCGGGTGTACACCAGGAGCCCACGAACTTCGTAGGTGACGCCTATCTGGCCGAAGTGTGCGCTCCCGGAACCAACGTGCTCAGGTACGTGAACGTTCATGAGGACCCGTCAAGCGTCTCTCTGGCTATCGAACCGAGTGCAATACGAGCCGTTCAAGGGATTCCGATACCTCTAGCCGTGGATGCGACCGACTCGTGGGTGCTGGACGCGACCGCACGGTTGTGGGAGGCCACGTCCAAGCCTGCGCCACAGCCGACGGGGAAACTCGAGCGATTTCAATTCAGGGAGGTCACGGTACTGGCAACCGAGGCGCGCAGGCTCGAAACAGAGATTGCCGCTGGATTGCCTCTGGCACTAAGAGAAAGATTCACCACCAGATTCGATGAGGCAGGCTTCGATACGGCCCCCACCGCGTTCCCCACCAAACTGGTCGGTCTGGCGACACTCGCTACAGCGCCGCGAGCCGTACTCGACGCGCTCGATGCTCAGCCGTGGCGCGTTCTTCCGGCCATTGAGGGTTAAGCCTCCTTCTCTCAGTAGCTCTCTGGCCGGCAGGCGTGCACCTGCCGGCCAGAGAGCGAAGCGAACCCGACCAGCCGCCCGTCAATATTCCGACCGTCGTTCTCACGGTGCACAAGGACGGCGTTCTGACCGCCACCCTCGACGGCGCACCATTGGTGTTCGCCGACC
The genomic region above belongs to Acidimicrobiia bacterium and contains:
- the brxC gene encoding BREX system P-loop protein BrxC, whose translation is MTTNNNLFVRPPLSFEIPNDGVTNVDRPEDSNQWDVLKYELESFVCEGEYEHGLQRILDSYTGHRNRTTQPAVWVSGFYGSGKSHLVRVLQHLWADTKFPNGATARGLTNIPQGIQDQLTELTTLGRRDGAAPWAAAGALDRSGETLNSVFLSIVLGAAGLPTRVAPAQVALWLAGNGHLDAVRDHVAANGGDLIEELGEYNLSTLLANAILVADPQFAATAKDVRAALRSQFPPDTRSFSTDETIALLKKILEYVGGGQIPPSLVVLDEVQQYISGDGGRAMEVQNLVESVSRELNGRVLLVATGQQELTADSTLQKIQDRFTVKVVLKNQDVDAVVRRVLLSKEPARKPALDATLASVAGQISRQLIGSKIQHTAADDKDLAEDYPLLPVRRRFWESVLRQADAGRAGQLRSQLRIVHEANRKVAPEPVGTVVGADFLYSQKNEDLNGAGRLLKETQTLIHEQGQKDPLRGRILGLIHLIGLLPTSGHGDIGVRATTDHLVDLLVEDLAHDGDQLRQQVPVALGALADEGVLQQDGEEFRLQTKAGREWDEAFRRHHAQVTDSEVSTERDSLLLAEVNRALPASIQQGRAKESRKLALHTDASLPPESDAIPVWLRSEWDEGITAKQFDEAARSLGIESPIVLVHLPRLQAPAFAAAVRNKLAAQRVIDQQGIPQDDEGKQARSAMQTRLNRATDQVNAHVRDVISKSNVLLGGGTAPNGISLRERIEAGAQSAATRLFPRFSEADDNRWSMVRDRVKNGSAADALKVLQFDADPEQHPVVKEILGHVGPAGTSASEVEKAVISKPLGWPRDALMASLGVLLDTGVIRATLNGSDATTADVLKQTRLGNVQLRREVTVLKPAEKIQARQVLSNLGFPTDNDGLVSAAEQAVKSLVDRAKGVSGPAPLPDITVPGSIQVIVSSSGNDRVHALLAAKSDLTSFSDQLGDLELRLKSRTPSLELARSLASSATELESAAAARERLDALAASRDLLTEADPVAPIVKELAEALRDAIHEAAVALRDARATAVAGLEQQPAWTALDEAQREALLTEHHLGIEAEPNLADAAAVLSAAQTRPLQGWTAELDAIPQRASRALEAAIQITTPAAKTATVRVSTASLSSADEVERYIAALRMQLLDALNSGNDTVVVKG
- a CDS encoding BREX protein BrxB domain-containing protein gives rise to the protein MSRVSDLVDAYKAELPLAWKDNVSGGERVWMLVYPPDLERQMRHALPSIELATTQAGRVWAVLDVTDDFGRWLSAHRHAEAFYEDPSDLTQSILDQFETTLVARIRQTLETAPKNAVVALVGIGSIFPFLRASSVIKSVESAVTGRFLVLFPGLHDPETHSFRLVDARDGFNYRARVIDPQKDIA
- a CDS encoding ATP-binding protein yields the protein MDFTALHRAVEAEPGPLTNELLDAAVAVGAAETTDLDWKSELPPAKGLSQTDFPKDVAARANSRGGLIVLGVRESQKIATDRIDAGECDETYERTLRRAAISGISPPIFGLNTYRLGDGHKRAVVVQIPPSVDGPHLIYRNDYFGAPIRNNSDTVWMKERQIEAMYRARFDERRHATEALNSLFSEIASGRDTDKRAWLIATAHPHGPRIRERLCRDQAREVLSQVQQLALTYAGGGGIHPLKSVDWHNPRTGLRR